In Actinomycetota bacterium, the sequence CTCGCCGGCGACGGCGACCCGCTCGACGCGCTCGTCCTGCTGGAAGACCCGACGTTTCCCGGCGTGTGGGTGGAGGCGAGACCGGTCGGGTTGATGTGGATGCAGGACGAGGCCGGTCCCGACGCCAAGCTCATCTGCGTACCTCCTGGTGAGCCCCGCTGGAAGGGTGTGGAAGACCTGAAGGACCTGCCCGACGAGCTGCTCGAGGAGATCAAGCACTTCTTCGACGTGTATAAGGCGTTGGAGCCCGGCAAGTACTCCGCCACCGCCGGATTCGAGGGTCGCAAGGCGGCGTGGCGCGAGATCGAGGCCGCACGCGCGAACCACAGCGCCGGCCACGCACCCGCCACCGGCTGAGCGCGGGTCAACCCCAGCCGAGGTAGGCGGCGCCGATCGCCCCGGCGTGCTCGCCGAGCTCGGCAAAGTGCAGCTCGGGGTGCGGACGGCGCGAGGGCGCGTACAGCAGCTCGGCGAACGCCCGCCGGAGGGGCTCGTCGAGCACGTCGGCCGCGGAGACGAGGCCGCCGCCGATGACGATCACCGCCGGGTCGAGCATGTTGGTCAGGTTGGCGAGGCCGAGAGCGATCCACCAGGCGTAGCGCTCGATCACCTCCAACGCCTCCGCGCTGCCCATGCGGGCCTCGTCGACCACCTCTTCGCCGCGCCTCGCCCCGGCGAGCCACCCGAGGCCGCTGCCGGAGGCGTAGCGCTCCCAACACCCCCGCCTCCCGCAGGGGCAAGGCGGCCCGGCGGGATCGACCACCATGTGCCCGATCTCACCGGCGAAGCCGTTGGTGCCCCGCTGCAGCTCGCCCCCGGCGATCACCCCGCCGCCGATGCCGGTGCCGAGCGTCACCATCACCACGTCGTCGTGGCCGCGGCCGGCACCGGCACGCCATTCGGCCACCGCGGCGCAGGTGGCGTCGTTGTCGACCCGCACCGCCATGCCCAGCCGTTCGCCGAGCATCGGCCCTACGGCAAGGCCTGCCGCCGCACCGAGGTTCGGCGCCGCGTGCAGCACCCCCGCCCTGTCGACGAGGCCGGGCACACCGACGCCGAGCGACGCGATCGGCGCGAACCGCTCCGCCAGCTCGGTGAGGACGTCGAGCAGCCGGTCGGCAACGCTTGGTGTGGCCACGCGGTGCTCGTCGACGACCTCTCCCCGGCTGTCGAGCGCCACGCCGAGGCACTTCGTGCCGCCGACGTCTATGCCGGCGTGACTGGCTTCTGCCACGGAGAGCTCGCCTCGGCGCGAACCTTGAGCTCGCGCACGGTGTTCAAGATGCGCTGCTCCGCACGGCGTTTCACGAAACCGGGCAGGGGCACGACGAGCTCGATGGCCAGGTCGTAGGTGAGCTCGGTGCCCCCGACGTCGGTCGGGTGGAAGCTGAACGATCCGTCGATCGCCCGCATGATGTCGCCGCGCACGATCGTCCATGCCAACCGCTCGGGGGCACTGGCGTAGTCGTAGGCCAGCACGTAGTGCGTGCTGCGCCCGAGGGCGGACGTGCGGAACTCGACCTGCGTCACCCGGCCGTCGTCGTCGCGCGCCCGCACGATGGCCTCCTTCACGTCACGAGCCCAGTCGGGGTAGCGCTCGAAGTCGATCGCGATCGCGTAGCACCTGTCGAGCGGCGCGTCGATCGAGATCGTGAGTGACGCGGTGTCGGCCATAGGGATTGTTTCTAGTCGATCGATGCCGCCCGGCGCGGCCCGAACGCGCCGTGACGCGCGGCCCAGAGCCCGTTCAGCCCCAGCCCGAACATCGGCACCAGCACCCCGAAGGCGAGCGACGACCCGGGCCGGCCGTCGGTGGTCGGCCGGGAGAGTGCCGTGCCGAGCCCGACGGCGCACTGCAGCGCGAGCGCGGTCAGCATCGGGCGCTTGACGCTGCGGGGAATTGCCGCGCCGGTGTGGAAGTACAGCTCGGCCACGCTCAGCTCGTCATGGCGGCTGCGCTGCACCGCTGTCCAGTAGCCGGCCAGGAAGGCGACCACGCCGAACGCGAAAAGACCGAGGGCCACTGCCACGCCTTGGGTCCGGGCGAAGCCGCCGGTCGCCGCGGCCGCCCACACCGCCGACACGGTGAAGACGGCGGTGCCGGCGAGGTCGAACCACACGAGGCCCGCACCGCGGCCTCCCGGGAACGATGTCTCCGGCGCGCTCATCGCTCCACACCCAGGGCCGTGCCGAGGCGGGCGGCGAGCACGTCGTAGGAGAACTCGCTGACCGCCCGCTCGCGCGCGGCGACACCCATCGCCCGGCGACGGTCGTCGTCGTCGAGCAGCTCGGCGATGGTGTCGGCGACGAGCGCAACGTCGTTCGGTTGGCGCACGACCACTCCGGTGACGCCGTCGGTCACGGCCTCGGCCGCTCCCCCGCTGTCGCCCGCGACCTGGGCCACGCCGCTGGCCGCAGCCTCGACGAAGACGATGCCGAAGCCCTCCTGCTCGAGCCCTCCCCACCGGTTGCGGCACAGCATCGTGCACAGGTCGGCGCAGGCGTACAGCGGGGGAAGGTCGTCGTGGGGCACCCGACCGAGGAACCGCACCGGCGCCCCCAGGCTCTGCGCGAGCTGCTCCAGGCGTGAACGGTCGCGGCCCGCGCCGGCGATCGCGAGGAGCAGATCGGGACGCTTCGGGGCCAGCTCGGCGACGGCGCGGATCGCGGTGTCGAAGCCCTTGCGCGGCACCAGCCGGCTGACCGCCACGATCAGCTCCGCGTCGACAGGCAACCCGAGGTGCCGGCGCGCAGCCAACCGTTCGGCGTCGTCGAACGGGCGGAAGCGCTCTACGTCGACCCCGGGCGGCACGATCGTGAGCGGTAGCACGCCACCTGCGGCGCGCTCTGCCTCGGCCGCCGGGTAGCCGCCGGCGGCGATCACGTGCTCGGCGCGGCGCAGCACGCGCGCCAGGAGCTGCTTCGAACCGGGCAGGCGGCCGGGAACGGTGACCTCTGCCCCGTGGAGCACCACGTAGAACGGCAGATCGAGGGCCGGGCCGACCATGCCGAGGGGCACCCCTGGGTCGAGCACGACGAAGTCGGCCCCGATCTCGGCGGCCAGCTCGTTGATCCGGCGCGCCATCCACGGATGCGGCAGCAGCACGGCCTCGCGGGTGCGTTCCACGCGGAACGGCTGCTGCGCGTCAAACTCCGCCGCGCCCCTGTAGGGGCTGGTCAGCACCGCGAACGAGTCGGGAGGCAGCCTGCGCCACCACTCCCAGAGCAATGACTGGATGCCACCGATCTTCGGCGGGAAGTCGTTCGTGACGAGCAGGTGCTTCAAGTCGGTCTGGTCTCGGGCAGGTTGGCGAGCTCGTCGGCGACGAGCGGGTCGGTGTCGGCGCCGGCCGACGGGAGCAGGTCGCGACGGCCGAGCCGGGCCGCGGCCCACACTGCATGGGCACGCAGCAGCGGGTCGGCGTGGCCAAGGTAGCGGCACAACAGCTCGGCGACGACGTCGTCGGAGCCGTTCGCGGTGTTGGCGAGCACGACCAGCGCGTTGCGCCGCCACCAGCGCGGATCACGCCCGGCCAGGTACCACCGGCCGTAGCGTTCGACCAGCTCGTCGTCGGTGGCGCGCAGCACCCACGCCGTGTCGACCCGGTTCTGCACCTCACCGGCGGCCGCCGGGGTGGTGTGGGTGTGGCGGGCGCCGAGGCGCACCGTCGGCGGGCACACCTCTTGGCAGTCGTCGCAGCCGTAGAACCTGTCGCCGAGGGCGACGCGATGGTCGCTGGGGAACACGCCCGGCTTCTGCACCAGCCAGGCCAGGCAGCGCCGGGCGTCGACCACTCCCGGCGCGACGATGGCCTGCGTCGGGCAGGCGTCGAGGCAACGCACGCAGGTGCCGCAGGCGTCGTCCACGGGACCCTCCGACGGTGCCAGCTCGGCCGTGGTCACCACGCAGCCGAGGACGAACCAGCTCCCTGCACCGGGGATGAGCAGGTTCGCGTTCTTCCCGAACCAGCCGAGGCCGGCACGCCACGCGACCTCACGGTCGACGATCGAATTGTCGTCCGCGTACGCGACCGCGCGATGACCGTCGGCCCGCAGCCGATCGGCGACCGCCCGCAGCGCCACGCGCAACGGCTGGTAGTGGTCGACCCAGGCGTAGCGGGCGACGCGCCCGCTCCCCGCCACCGCTTGCTGCTCGGCGGAGGACTCGGCCGCAGGCTCGTCGGCCAGCCGGTAGCTGCGGGCGCCGACCAGCACCGAGCGCGCCCCGGGCACCGCCCGGCGCGGGTCGGTCGAGCGCTGCGGATTGCGGTAGGTGAACTGCATCGTGTCGGCCAGCCCGGCCGCACCACGATCGTGCAACGCGGTCAGCGCCCGGTCGAGCACGTCGGCGGTGGTCACCCCGACGTGATCGAGGCCATGCTCACGGCCGAGCTCGACCAGCTCGCTCAGATACCCATCGTCGACCGGCCTCACCAGGGTGCGCTCAGCCGGCCTCACGGCTACGAAGCGTATTCACCGGGCCCGCCCTTCCTCATCGCCCTCGTTGCTGTCGTCGTCGTTGTCGATCGCTTCTTCGGCGGCTGCTTTGTCTTCGGCGGCCTGTGCTTGTTGGTTGCGCCAGCGGATGAGGGCGCGGAGGCGGTCGAGGTCGCCGATCGGTCTCACGGGTTGGGGTTTGACCTGGTGGTGGTCGCTGACGTCGGGGTGGCGGTTGTGGAAGGCGCACAGCAGCCTCCCGTTGAACTGGCTGGTCTGCCCGCCGTCACGCCAGGCGGTGATGTGGTCGACGTCGCAACGCTCCACGGTCTCATAGCAACCCGAGCTGTGTTGGCAGCGGCGATCACGGACTTCGATCGCCCGGCGTAGGGCGCCGGTGAAGCGGCGTTTGTGGGTGACGGCGATGACGGTGGTCTTGTTGTCGAAGATCACCGATTCCACTAGTGCGTCGTTGACCAGTCCGGCTGCTTGGCCGGGGGTGATCACGGTGCCGTTGGACAACTCACACATGTGCCGCAGCGTCTCGTCGCCGACGAGCACGGTGACAAGTGGCCGCTGGCGGCCGGTCTTGGACGCGGCTGAGCGTTTGGCCATCTCCACCAACGCCGCCGCCCGCCGCTGCGTCGCGGTTCTCACCACCAGTTGTGCCTTGTCGGCGAGCAGCAGTTGGCGTTCCAGGCGGTTGAGTTCGTTGGTGAACACCGCCCCCGACACCGCGTCGAGCTGACCGTTGATCACCACCGTGCCATCCAAGGTCGCCGACGCGTGCAACGAGTTGGCGCTCTCGTTGCGTTCGGCTTCGTCCTCCGCCGCGGCGGCGTCGGCGCGTTGGCGCCAGTACTTGACCAGCCGTTCGGCGTCGGGGAACGGCAACCGGGCGCATTGATCGACGAGCCATTGCTCGCTGTCGGCGAACGCCGCTCGGCAGGGCTCCTTGCGCGCCTTGGCGAACAGGTAGACGTGATCCAACGACAGCTGACCGGCGGTGATCGCCGCTGCGGTCTTCGTCATCACGGCAAGGTCCCGCGCCCGGGCGAGCTCCACCCTGGCGGAGTGCGTGGAGGTGTTCGTCTCCCGGGCCAGGCGGTGAGCGGGGCTGCGCGACCCGTCTGCGGCCCACACCCCACGCGTATCCCAGCGGCGAACGACAGCGGCGCGGGCCACCCCCAACCGGGCGGTGCAGCGCTGCACGGCGATCGTCAACGCGTGCAGCCTGTCGTCAGACAGACCGTCGAGGTCGAGCCGAGACAGGGCATCGACCCCGGCGTTCAAAGCCGCCAGCGCCTCGTCCTCGACCCCTACAACCCCGACTGAGGGTTCCATAGACCTAGTATACGAACATATGTTCGCCCCGTCAACCCCGAAGAGCTGAATTTCCTGTGTGGCATCGGCGTGGCCGCCACCCCCTCCGCACACCGCTCGGGCATGCCATACGCTGCGCCGCACGCACGATCGGGGGGATCCCATGCGCCAGCTCAACGGGATGGACGTCAGCTTCCTCAACATGGAGACGCCGACCACCTACGGCCACGTCTCGTCGCTGAACCTGTACGACCCGAGCGGCGTCCCCGGGGGCGCCGGGCTCGAGGCCACCAAGGCACTCATCTTGGAGCGCATCGACGAGCTCGCGCCGTTCCGCCGTCGCCTGGTCGGGGTGCCGCTCGGGCTCGACCTGCCGTACTGGATCGAGGATCCGGCGTTCGACATCGACTTCCACGTCCGCCACCACGCCGTACCTCCGCCGGGCACGCCCCAGCAGCTCTCCGAGGTGGTCAGCCGCATCGTCGCCCGCCCCCTCGACCGCGGCCGACCGTTGTGGGAGCTCTACGTCATCGAGGGCGTCGACGAAGGACGCCTGATCGCCCAGCTCACGAAGGTGCACCACGCGACGATCGACGGTGCATCGGGGGCGATGATGCTCGCCGCGATGCTGGCTCCCGACGCGGCGTACCGGCCGTCGGGTGAGACGGCGCCGTGGGTGCCAGAGCCGGTGCCCTCCGACTCCGAGATGCTCCGGATCACCGCCCGCGA encodes:
- a CDS encoding inorganic diphosphatase, producing the protein MSVTPREGCIHVVIEIPRGSRNKYEIDHDTGRIFLDRRLFTATTYPADYGFVPDTLAGDGDPLDALVLLEDPTFPGVWVEARPVGLMWMQDEAGPDAKLICVPPGEPRWKGVEDLKDLPDELLEEIKHFFDVYKALEPGKYSATAGFEGRKAAWREIEAARANHSAGHAPATG
- a CDS encoding ROK family protein, with product MAEASHAGIDVGGTKCLGVALDSRGEVVDEHRVATPSVADRLLDVLTELAERFAPIASLGVGVPGLVDRAGVLHAAPNLGAAAGLAVGPMLGERLGMAVRVDNDATCAAVAEWRAGAGRGHDDVVMVTLGTGIGGGVIAGGELQRGTNGFAGEIGHMVVDPAGPPCPCGRRGCWERYASGSGLGWLAGARRGEEVVDEARMGSAEALEVIERYAWWIALGLANLTNMLDPAVIVIGGGLVSAADVLDEPLRRAFAELLYAPSRRPHPELHFAELGEHAGAIGAAYLGWG
- a CDS encoding SRPBCC family protein, producing MADTASLTISIDAPLDRCYAIAIDFERYPDWARDVKEAIVRARDDDGRVTQVEFRTSALGRSTHYVLAYDYASAPERLAWTIVRGDIMRAIDGSFSFHPTDVGGTELTYDLAIELVVPLPGFVKRRAEQRILNTVRELKVRAEASSPWQKPVTPA
- a CDS encoding glycosyltransferase family 4 protein translates to MKHLLVTNDFPPKIGGIQSLLWEWWRRLPPDSFAVLTSPYRGAAEFDAQQPFRVERTREAVLLPHPWMARRINELAAEIGADFVVLDPGVPLGMVGPALDLPFYVVLHGAEVTVPGRLPGSKQLLARVLRRAEHVIAAGGYPAAEAERAAGGVLPLTIVPPGVDVERFRPFDDAERLAARRHLGLPVDAELIVAVSRLVPRKGFDTAIRAVAELAPKRPDLLLAIAGAGRDRSRLEQLAQSLGAPVRFLGRVPHDDLPPLYACADLCTMLCRNRWGGLEQEGFGIVFVEAAASGVAQVAGDSGGAAEAVTDGVTGVVVRQPNDVALVADTIAELLDDDDRRRAMGVAARERAVSEFSYDVLAARLGTALGVER
- the queG gene encoding tRNA epoxyqueuosine(34) reductase QueG produces the protein MRPAERTLVRPVDDGYLSELVELGREHGLDHVGVTTADVLDRALTALHDRGAAGLADTMQFTYRNPQRSTDPRRAVPGARSVLVGARSYRLADEPAAESSAEQQAVAGSGRVARYAWVDHYQPLRVALRAVADRLRADGHRAVAYADDNSIVDREVAWRAGLGWFGKNANLLIPGAGSWFVLGCVVTTAELAPSEGPVDDACGTCVRCLDACPTQAIVAPGVVDARRCLAWLVQKPGVFPSDHRVALGDRFYGCDDCQEVCPPTVRLGARHTHTTPAAAGEVQNRVDTAWVLRATDDELVERYGRWYLAGRDPRWWRRNALVVLANTANGSDDVVAELLCRYLGHADPLLRAHAVWAAARLGRRDLLPSAGADTDPLVADELANLPETRPT
- a CDS encoding DUF222 domain-containing protein translates to MEPSVGVVGVEDEALAALNAGVDALSRLDLDGLSDDRLHALTIAVQRCTARLGVARAAVVRRWDTRGVWAADGSRSPAHRLARETNTSTHSARVELARARDLAVMTKTAAAITAGQLSLDHVYLFAKARKEPCRAAFADSEQWLVDQCARLPFPDAERLVKYWRQRADAAAAEDEAERNESANSLHASATLDGTVVINGQLDAVSGAVFTNELNRLERQLLLADKAQLVVRTATQRRAAALVEMAKRSAASKTGRQRPLVTVLVGDETLRHMCELSNGTVITPGQAAGLVNDALVESVIFDNKTTVIAVTHKRRFTGALRRAIEVRDRRCQHSSGCYETVERCDVDHITAWRDGGQTSQFNGRLLCAFHNRHPDVSDHHQVKPQPVRPIGDLDRLRALIRWRNQQAQAAEDKAAAEEAIDNDDDSNEGDEEGRAR